The Cupriavidus necator N-1 DNA window GACGCCAACACCGTCAAGAAGCTGCTGGCCAAGGGCGTCGATCCCAATCTGGTGGACAGCCGCGGCAACCCGGCGCTGGTGCTGGCGCTGCGCGAGAAGTCGCTGAAGGCGGCCACGGTGCTGATCCGCGCCAAGGACATCGATTTCGACAAGGCCAACCCGGCCGGCGAGACCCCGCTGATGATGGCCGCGCTGCAGGGCGAGCTGGACATGGTCAAGCTGATGGTCGACGAGATGGAGGCCGAGGTTAACAAGACCGGCTGGACGCCGTTGCACTATGCGGCCACCAACGGCCACAACAATGTGGTCAAGTACCTGGTCGACCAGGCCGCCTATATCGACGCCGAGAGCCCCAACGGCACCACGCCGCTGATGATGGCTGCGCGCGGCGGCCATATCGAGACCGTCAAGCTGCTGCTGGACGAGGGCGCCGACATGCGCTTGAAGAACCAGCAGGGCATGACCGTGATCGACTTTGCCGAGCGCTACAACCAG harbors:
- a CDS encoding ankyrin repeat domain-containing protein; translated protein: MFNMKFARRAAGALALVAATLAQAAPADDMRKAVEFDDANTVKKLLAKGVDPNLVDSRGNPALVLALREKSLKAATVLIRAKDIDFDKANPAGETPLMMAALQGELDMVKLMVDEMEAEVNKTGWTPLHYAATNGHNNVVKYLVDQAAYIDAESPNGTTPLMMAARGGHIETVKLLLDEGADMRLKNQQGMTVIDFAERYNQAEIAKGLKARWQKLYPQTPIVAAPPLKAPTGEPGGQRPAAQQPAAQQPKTKGW